From Candidatus Bathyarchaeia archaeon:
CAAGACTTTGATAATGTGCTCTGCCGTTTTCGGAAAATTAACCGCAAAATCCGCACTCACCGATGGAATTATAAGCTGTCCATTTTTGAAAATAATTGTTACAGCTCCTTTTGCTCCGACTTTAACTGCAGCGTCGCGCTGCTCTATTCCCGACTTAATCTTATGTCCACAGTTCTTTGCTAGAATTGCGAAGCTATATTTTGCATCTACAAGTTCAGAGCTTTCAATTTCCACTTTTTTCCATAAAACCCTCTTATATTCCTCCCAAAGCTTTCGTCCTTTCTCCGTTAGAGTGCAACCCATCTTTGATGTTGAAATTAAACCAGCTACTTTTAGGCGGTTAATTATAGTTCGCGCAGCACCTTGGCCGATTT
This genomic window contains:
- a CDS encoding DUF4443 domain-containing protein encodes the protein MPHKIKKLLEKISREKAPGPAPTFSVWHILKTLELAAEKSIGRTKLAEELKIGQGAARTIINRLKVAGLISTSKMGCTLTEKGRKLWEEYKRVLWKKVEIESSELVDAKYSFAILAKNCGHKIKSGIEQRDAAVKVGAKGAVTIIFKNGQLIIPSVSADFAVNFPKTAEHIIKVLQPEENDVIVISGADSIDLAEYGVTAAAWTLFDDC